The Pygocentrus nattereri isolate fPygNat1 chromosome 2, fPygNat1.pri, whole genome shotgun sequence genome has a window encoding:
- the arl8 gene encoding ADP-ribosylation factor-like 8: MGLIVAKLWSFFCNQEHKVIIVGLDNAGKTTILYQFLMKEVVHTSPTIGSNVEEIVVKNTHFLMWDIGGQESLRSSWNTYYSNTEFIILVVDSTDRERLAISKEELYRMLAHEDLRKAAVLIFANKQDMKGCMSAAEISKYLTLSSIKDHPWHIQSCCALTGEGLCQGLEWMTSRVGLR, from the exons AGCACAAAGTGATCATCGTGGGTCTTGACAATGCAGGAAAGACCACCATCCTTTACCAGTT CTTAATGAAGGAGGTTGTACACACGTCTCCAACAATCGGCAGCAACGTTGAAGAGATTGTGGTGAAAAACACACACTTCTTAATGTGGGATATCGGTGGACAGGAGAGTCTTCGTTCGTCTTGGAACACCTACTACTCCAACACTGAG TTCATCATCCTGGTAGTGGACAGTACAGACAGAGAAAGGCTTGCTATCTCTAAGGAGGAGCTGTACAGAATGCTGGCCCATGAG GATCTGCGTAAAGCAGCTGTGCTGATTTTTGCCAATAAGCAGGATATGAAAGGCTGTATGTCTGCAGCAGAAATCTCCAAGTATCTGACGCTCAGCTCCATCAAAGACCACCCATGGCACATTCAGTCCTGCTGTGCACTTACAGGAGAagg GCTTTGCCAGGGCTTGGAGTGGATGACCTCAAGGGTGGGCCTCAGATAG